DNA sequence from the Methylobacterium sp. SyP6R genome:
CTCAGGAGGAAGCTCGCCTGGTGCTGCCCGCCAGTCGCCGCGTCGAGCCGGAAGCGCGGCGCGTCGGGCAGGCCGACCTCGACGATCTCGCCTGCCCCGTGGACGATCTCGATCAGGACCGAGCCGAAACCGTCCGCAAGGGCGGCCTGCAGCACGCTCCCGGACGCCGTGCGAAAGCCCGGCTGGACTGTGCGGAGGCCTTGAGGCCGGTCTTGATGCGAATCGTGGCGCACGCCTTGGAAGTCAGTCATCTCTCGTGCCGGAAGACTCCAGCCCGGTGGGCCGGACTTGCGTCCATTGCTGCGACATTGCCATTCGAAGTCTTAACCGGCCTTGAGGGGCAACGCGACTCGTCGGCCATGACGCCGTTTCTGCCAAAGCTGGGCCGGCCCTGCGCTGGGGCAGGTGTTTAAGCCGATCACGGCGAGCGGGTGTGGGCGGACCTGGCTCCTCGGACGCGTCACCGCGATGCCTTGGCCGTCCCGGTTCAGCGGGCCGATCTCGAACCGGGCCGTCCAACCGTGACGCCGGATACCGTTGATTGCGCCGGCGTGACGTTGTTGCCGTAGGATCCCAACATGGCGCCTGGCGGCAGCGCCACGCCCCAACCTGCCAAGACATTGCCGGTGACGACGTTACGGGCGTTATCAGCCCCGATGCCGATGAGCGTACCGCCTCCCCCGGACGCCGGGAGCAGGGCGACGTTGCTGGCCGCGATGAGGACGCCCTCGCCCTCTTGCGCGAGGAAGGGACGGCGGCGTGCCGGGCCGGCGGAGCCGACGAGCGGCCTCAGCACCGTGCCGGTGATGACGAGGGTGCCGCCGGTGACCTCCGCGGCGGGCTGGTCGGCGGCCTGCTCGAACGCGCCGCCGGACACGGCGAGGCTGCCGCCTGTCACCGTCATGTAGGGCGCGTCGGTGGCGCCCCACAGCCGCGCCGACCCGATCAGCACCGTCCCGCCGGCCGAGGCGATGGCGGGAACGGTCGGACGGCCGGACTTGGTGCTCGACAGCATGCCGATCTGCCAGTCGCCGGCAGCATTCGAGAAGGTAGCGCCATCGCCGTCGAGCTGTATCATCCCGATCTGGCGCGCCGCGCCGGTATTGCCGTTCCGGTTCCCGAGAACAGCCGCGCCGAAGGTGTCGAGGCTGCGGATGTCGAGCCCGTCGACGCGGCCGAACTCCGCCGCCACCGTGGTCCCATCGCCGTAGATCGCCATCAGGGCCGGTGAGGCGGCAAAGTCGAACGGCCAGGCATGGAGCACGCCGATATGGGTGAAGTCCTGCGGACCGTCGAGGAGAAGCCCCCGGTTGAATGCCCCGATCTCGAGCAGGTCCGCGGCGAGGCCGCCGCAATTGCCATCGCAGCGAATCCCGTTATAGGCGGCTGAAATGCGGAGGCTGCCGATCTTGACACGGGTGGCGGCGCGGATGTCGAGCGCCCACGGGTAGCGCCGGAGCGTCGCTCGGCTCGTCGCGACCGACTGGTCGAAGGCGATGCCGATCCCGTCCCAGCCCGACGAATCCCCGGGAGCTACCGACACGACGGCGGGCGCCGCGAGGTTAAAGCACGGCCCGATCCAGAGCACCGAGGCCGTCACCCCCTCCCCCACTGCCGCCTGGCCGGAGGCGAGCGTGAGCCCGTCGCAGATCGGGTAGCGCCCGGCCGGGAAGCGCACCGTCCGGCCGGAGGCGAAGGCGGCGCGCAGGTATTGCGTCAGGTCGGCCGTGCCGGTCCGGTCGCGCACGCCGGCGCGCAAAGCCGGGGGGATAAACGCCATCGCGTCCACTGCATCGGCACGCGGCTCGAGGACATGCCTACCTACGTCGGTCGCTGCATCGCGTGGCAGGTGGGGGGCAAGGCCGCGTGATTCGAGGGCGAAGGAATGCCCTACAACAAGCAGCGTCGCGAGCAGGACGCCGAGAGGCAGGTGCGACCAACAAGACATCGTAAGATGCCTGATCGTTCGATGACGGACCTGTAGAATCTACTCTCTCCCCATCACCTAGCGCAGCGTTGCTGCGGCAAGCGGTTTTTAAAATCAATCGATTATTTCGTCCGCGTCCGGCCTGAACCTACTCACATTTTCTGTAATTACCCAGGGGGTATTTTTCGGCACGCGCGTTTTCCGCCCCCCCTCTTTCACTTGGAGGGGGGGTTGCTCAGGCGGTGATGGTCGCGAGCAGGGTGGTGAAGGGCGTGGCCTTGGTCCGGAGGGCGGCGGTGGCGACGACGGTGCGCACGTCTGCCTCGCCTTTGGCCGCCCACATCGCCCGATAGCCGTTTGTCACCTTGCGCTGGACCACGGCCGGCCGGAGGTCGCGCTCGCAGGCGTTGTTGGTCACGTCGACCTTCCCCGGGAAGGCCACGAAGGTCAGGAGCTGGTCGCGCGCCCGCTGCATCCGGGTCTGGAGCGCTCGGGTGAGGTCGCAGGTGGCGGGCACCTTCAGGAGGGCGTCGAGATCCCCCTCCAACTCGCGCCGTTTGCGCGCCAGGGTCGAGGCGGCCAACGCGGTCAGCCGGCGGGCGAGCCCGAAGGCGTTGTCGAGCCACCACTTGAACCGCAGGGCGAGCAGGTCGTCGCTGGCTTCGGCTGCATAGGCCACGTCGCGGGCGAGGTGCGCCAGGCAGGTCTGCTGGCGCTCGCCGTGTCCCTGCTGGGCCGAGTACCGGTCCGAGAGCCACACCAAAGGCCGGTGCCCGGCCATCACCTCGCCGACGACAGCAGCAGACCGGCTCGGGGCGGCGTGATGCACCACCGCCTCCTCGCAGCGGAACACCCAGTGCCAGCTGTTGGTGCCCTCGATCCGCACCCCGGTCTCGTCCGAGGCCACCACCGGCGCCTGCCGCAGACGCGCCAGCGCCGCGTCCCGGCCCCCGGCAAAGCAGCCTTGGGCGCGCCGCAGCACGTTCATCAGCCCGCCCTGGCTGAGCTTCAGCCCGAACAGGTCCGACAACGCCGCCTGCAACCGTTCGTAGGACAGCGCCTGGAAGGTCTTCAGGTAGGTCGCCACCGCGTGCAGCCGCGACCCGAAGGGTGTCGCGTCGGCTCCCGCCGGGCGTCGGGCGGCGACCCGGGTCCGGCAGGCCGGGCAGGTCACGCACAGGCGCCGGTGCTGCTCCACCACCGGGCGAACCAGCGGCAGGTCGATCCGCTCGTGCACGCTGACGACCTCGGCCGGAAGGTCGGCCGGCAGTGGTTCGCCGCACGACGAGCAGGCGCAGGGCCGATGCTCCACCACCTGATCCGGATCCGGGGTCAGCGCCCGCTTGTGGCCCTCATGCCCGGGCTTGGCCCCGCCGGGACGGGACTTCTCCCGCCTCTCCTTGCGATCCGTGGCCGGCGGCTTGGACGAGGTGCGCGAGGTCTTCTCCGGCCGGTGCAGCTTCAGCACCAGCTCGATCAGTTCCTCCTTGCTCAGGCGCTCCAAATCGCTGCGGCTCATCCCGACAGGGAATCAGCCAAACCATCAGACGGCAAGGGGGGCGACATGACACCTAAGCCGCGACCGAGCCGCCCGTCACGGCACCCCCCTGGGTAATTACCATTTTCTCAACCCTCATAGCTGACGGAAACACTCCAGATCGTACCACCCCGCAGGCCCTTAACGCAATTCGATCAAACTGATAAACTCACAGGATGCGCGACACAGGCTATATGTGCTAAAACGATTTCCGCGCCGTGTGAGTGGCACGTCCGCATTTGGCGGAACGGGCGCGATCGAGAAAGCAAAGAGGCTACATTCATGCGCATTGCGGTTGTTGGCGGGTCAAACACTGTCGTAAATCGCGGCTATTTGTACTTTTTAAAAAATAGCTGCCAACGCGAAGAGGGAGATTTTGACATCCGGTATGATCTTTCGACCGGAAACACCACATGTGGTTATGGGATTTTGCAGCTACTAAAAAGCAATGCTCTAAAATCAGTGGACACTCTCATTATTGAATATGCATTAAACGACGAATTTATCTACTCCCCCTCCGAAATCTTGATGAGGCGTTGGTCCAGGACGTACGAGGCTTTAATTCGGTTCGCCCTTAGAGAAAATCCAAAAATCGAAATATTGTCCATCATTTTTGATACCCGACAAGGTCCATTCCGCGATCGCGTTCCTCGCATTGCTTCGAGCATATATTATATATCGGAATGGTATGGAGTAAATTATATTGATATAAATGCGAATTTGTCCAAAAAATATGGAAAGTCATTCCTCGATGAACCTTTCTATATGCCTGGGGACTCTGCCCATTATTCACCCCCGCTTGCCACAGCTATGATAGCGAATCTGGTTTCGGAGAAGCTCTATTTGATGAAATCATCCGTAAATTTATTGCGCCCCTATCCCCTCCCTGATCCTATTGATCCTTTGAATTATTCAAATTCGTCATTTATGTCT
Encoded proteins:
- the tnpC gene encoding IS66 family transposase — its product is MSRSDLERLSKEELIELVLKLHRPEKTSRTSSKPPATDRKERREKSRPGGAKPGHEGHKRALTPDPDQVVEHRPCACSSCGEPLPADLPAEVVSVHERIDLPLVRPVVEQHRRLCVTCPACRTRVAARRPAGADATPFGSRLHAVATYLKTFQALSYERLQAALSDLFGLKLSQGGLMNVLRRAQGCFAGGRDAALARLRQAPVVASDETGVRIEGTNSWHWVFRCEEAVVHHAAPSRSAAVVGEVMAGHRPLVWLSDRYSAQQGHGERQQTCLAHLARDVAYAAEASDDLLALRFKWWLDNAFGLARRLTALAASTLARKRRELEGDLDALLKVPATCDLTRALQTRMQRARDQLLTFVAFPGKVDVTNNACERDLRPAVVQRKVTNGYRAMWAAKGEADVRTVVATAALRTKATPFTTLLATITA
- a CDS encoding SGNH/GDSL hydrolase family protein — encoded protein: MRIAVVGGSNTVVNRGYLYFLKNSCQREEGDFDIRYDLSTGNTTCGYGILQLLKSNALKSVDTLIIEYALNDEFIYSPSEILMRRWSRTYEALIRFALRENPKIEILSIIFDTRQGPFRDRVPRIASSIYYISEWYGVNYIDINANLSKKYGKSFLDEPFYMPGDSAHYSPPLATAMIANLVSEKLYLMKSSVNLLRPYPLPDPIDPLNYSNSSFMSVEQISDRTGAAPLNYSNWRFSTQAVNIGGRSLCFRIEGGIMLGIEYVCESNTIPIIIERNGISYIVSTMKHGVKAGEYKFLTSYITCEFLNGDLAQDSANETVYVLRFGDPIGEIIKYTPRDGFEEYSHNPVTESLFPIVSIHYTGNIIEFTDTDAGQ